In Pongo abelii isolate AG06213 chromosome X, NHGRI_mPonAbe1-v2.0_pri, whole genome shotgun sequence, one DNA window encodes the following:
- the GPRASP1 gene encoding G-protein coupled receptor-associated sorting protein 1, whose amino-acid sequence MTGAEIESGAQVKPEKKPGEEVVGGAEIENDVPLVVRPKVRTQAQIMPGARPKNKSKVMPGASTKVETSAVGGARPKSKAKAIPVSRFKEEAQMWAQPRFGAERLSKTERNSQTNIIASPLVNTDSVLVAKTKYLSEVRELVNTDTESFPRRKAHYQAGFQPSFRSKEETNMGSWCCPRPTSKQEASPNSDFKWVDKSVSSLFWSGDEVTAKFHPGNRVKDSTRSRHMANQEANTMSRSQTNQELYIASSSGSEDESVKTPWFWARDKTNTWSGPREDPNSRSRFRSKKEVYVESSSESEHEDHLESWFGAGEEAKFRSKMRAGKEANNRARHRAKREACIDFMPGSIDVIKKESCFWPEENANTFSRPMIKKEARARAMAKEEAKTKARARAKQEARSEEEALIGTWFWATDESSVADEASIESSLQVEDESIIGSWFWTEEEASMGTGASSKSRPRTDGEPTGDSLFGAREKTSMKTGAEATSESILAADDEQVIIGSWFWAGEEVNQEAEEETIFGSWFWVTDAASVESGVGVSCESRTRSEEEEVIGPWFWSGEQVDIEAGIGEEARPGAEEETIFGSWFWAENQTYMDCRAETSCDTMQGAEEEEPIIGSWLWTRVEACVEGDVNSKSSLEDKEEAMIPCFGAKEEVSMKHGTGVRCRFMAGAEETNNKSCFWAEKEPCMYPAGGGSWKSRPEEEEDIVNSWFWSRKYTKPEAIIGSWLWATEESNIDGTGEEAKLLTEEETIINSWFWKEDEAISEATDREESRPEAEEGDIIGSWFWAGEENRLEPAAETREEDRLAAEKEGIVGSWFGAREQTIRREAGSCSKSSPKAEEEEVIIGSWFWEEEASLEAVAGVGFELKPGTEEEEITVGSWFWPEEEASIEAGSQAVEEMESETEEETIFGSWFWDGKEVSEEAGPCCVSKPEDDEEMIFESWFWSRDKAIKETATVATCESKPENEEGAIAGSWFEAEDEVDNRTDNGSNCESRTLADEDEAIVGSWFWAGDEAHFESNPSPVFRAICRSTCSVEQEPDPSRRPQSWEEVTVQFKPGPWGRVGFPSISPFRFPKEAASLFCEMFGGKPRNMVLSPEGEDQESLLQPDQPDPEFPFQYDPSYRSVQEIREHLRAKESAEPESWSCNCIQCELKIGSEEFEELLLLMEKIRDPFIHEISKIAMGMRSASQFTRDFIRDSGVVSLIETLLNYPSSRVRTSFLENMIRMAPPYPNLNMIQTYICKVCEETLAYSVDSPEQLSGIRMIRHLTTTTDYHTLVANYMSGFLSLLATGNAKTRFHVLKMLLNLSENLFMTKELLSAEAVSEFIGLFNREETNDNIQIVLAIFENIGNNIKKETVFADDDFNLEPLISAFHKVEKFAKELQGKTDNQNDPEGDQEN is encoded by the coding sequence ATGACTGGAGCAGAGATTGAGTCTGGTGCCCAGGTCAAGCCTGAAAAGAAGCCTGGGGAAGAGGTTGTAGGTGGGGCTGAGATAGAGAATGATGTCCCTCTGGTGGTCAGACCCAAGGTTAGGACCCAGGCCCAGATAATGCCTGGGGCAAGGCCCAAGAATAAGTCCAAGGTTATGCCTGGAGCAAGCACCAAAGTTGAGACAAGTGCAGTGGGTGGGGCACGTCCTAAGAGTAAGGCCAAGGCAATACCTGTTTCACGATTTAAGGAAGAAGCCCAGATGTGGGCTCAGCCCAGGTTTGGTGCTGAAAGATTGTctaagacagagagaaactcccaGACCAATATCATAGCCTCTCCACTTGTCAATACTGATTCTGTGTTGGTTGCTAAAACAAAGTACCTGTCTGAGGTTAGAGAACTGGTTAATACAGACACTGAGAGCTTTCCTAGAAGGAAGGCCCATTACCAAGCAGGATTCCAGCCTTCTTTTAGGTCAAAGGAGGAGACCAATATGGGGTCCTGGTGCTGTCCTAGGCCTACATCTAAACAAGAAGCCTCTCCTAATTCTGATTTCAAATGGGTAGACAAATCTGTGAGTTCCTTGTTctggagtggagatgaggtcACTGCAAAATTTCATCCTGGGAATAGGGTAAAAGATAGTACCAGATCCAGGCACATGGCCAATCAAGAGGCTAATACCATGTCTAGGTCCCAAACTAACCAGGAGCTCTATATTGCATCTAGTTCTGGTTCTGAAGATGAGTCTGTTAAGACACCCTGGTTCTGGGCCAGAGATAAAACCAATACCTGGTCTGGGCCCAGGGAAGATCCCAATAGCAGGTCCAGGTTTAGGTCTAAGAAAGAAGTCTATGTTGAATCAAGTTCTGAATCTGAGCATGAAGACCATTTGGAGTCCTGGTTTGGGGCTGGAGAGGAGGCCAAATTCAGGTCCAAAATGAGAGCCGGGAAGGAGGCCAATAACAGGGCCAGGCATAGGGCCAAGCGAGAAGCTTGCATTGATTTCATGCCTGGGTCTATAGATGTAATTAAAAAAGAGTCCTGTTTCTGGCCTGAAGAAAATGCTAATACCTTTTCAAGGCCCATGATCAAGAAAGAGGCCAGGGCCAGAGCAATGGCAAAGGAAGAGGCCAAAACCAAGGCCCGAGCCAGGGCCAAGCAAGAAGCCAGGTCAGAGGAGGAAGCCCTCATTGGGACCTGGTTCTGGGCTACAGACGAGTCCAGCGTGGCAGATGAAGCCAGCATAGAGTCCAGTCTACAAGTGGAGGATGAGTCCATAATTGGGAGTTGGTTCTGGACTGAAGAAGAGGCCAGTATGGGGACGGGGGCTAGCAGTAAATCCAGACCAAGGACTGATGGGGAGCCTACTGGTGATTCCTTATTTGGGGCTAGGGAAAAGACCAGTATGAAAACTGGGGCTGAGGCCACCTCTGAATCTATACTAGCAGCTGATGATGAACAGGTCATTATTGGTTCCTGGTTCTGGGCTGGTGAAGAGGTCAaccaagaggctgaggaagagaccATTTTTGGGTCGTGGTTCTGGGTCACTGATGCAGCCAGTGTGGAATCTGGTGTTGGGGTCAGCTGTGAGTCCAGGACAAGGTCTGAGGAAGAAGAGGTCATTGGTCCCTGGTTTTGGTCTGGAGAACAAGTTGATATAGAGGCTGGAATCGGAGAAGAGGCCAGGCCAGGAGCTGAAGAAGAGACAATATTTGGGTCCTGGTTTTGGGCTGAAAACCAGACCTATATGGATTGTAGGGCTGAAACTAGCTGTGACACCATGCAaggggctgaggaggaggagcccATTATTGGGTCCTGGCTTTGGACCAGAGTAGAAGCTTGTGTGGAGGGTGATGTCAACAGCAAGTCTAGCCTGGAGGACAAGGAAGAGGCCATGATACCATGTTTTGGAGCCAAAGAAGAGGTCAGTATGAAGCATGGGACTGGTGTCAGATGCAGATTTATGGCAGGGGCTGAGGAGACCAATAATAAGTCTTGCTTCTGGGCAGAAAAAGAACCCTGTATGTATCCTGCTGGTGGAGGAAGTTGGAAGTCTAggccagaggaggaagaggacatTGTCAATTCATGGTTCTGGTCCAGAAAATACACAAAGCCAGAGGCCATTATAGGGTCCTGGTTATGGGCTACAGAAGAGAGTAATATAGATGGGACTGGAGAAGAGGCCAAGTTACTGACTGAAGAGGAGACCATAATCAATTCCTGGTTCTGGAAAGAAGATGAAGCCATTTCAGAGGCTACTGACAGAGAAGAGTCCAGGccagaagctgaggagggagacaTTATTGGTTCTTGGTTCTGGGCTGGAGAAGAGAACAGACTAGAGCCAGCTGCTGAGACTAGAGAAGAAGACAGGCTAGCAGCTGAGAAAGAAGGTATTGTTGGGTCCTGGTTTGGGGCCAGAGAACAGACCATTAGAAGAGAGGCTGGGTCTTGCAGCAAATCCAGTCCTAAAGCTGAAGAGGAAGAAGTTATTATTGGGTCCTGGTTCTGGGAAGAAGAGGCCAGTCTGGAGGCAGTGGCAGGAGTCGGCTTTGAGTTAAAGCCTGGGACTGAGGAGGAAGAAATCACTGTTGGGTCCTGGTTCTGGCCTGAAGAAGAAGCCAGTATAGAGGCTGGATCTCAGGCAGTAGAGGAGATGGAGTCAGAGACTGAAGAGGAAACCATTTTTGGGTCCTGGTTCTGGGATGGAAAAGAAGTCAGTGAAGAAGCAGGACCATGCTGTGTATCCAAGCCAGAGGATGATGAAGAGATGATTTTTGAGTCCTGGTTCTGGTCTAGAGACAAAGCCATTAAGGAAACTGCAACTGTGGCCACCTGTGAGTCCAAGCCAGAAAACGAGGAAGGGGCCATTGCTGGGTCTTGGTTTGAGGCTGAAGATGAGGTAGATAACAGGACTGACAATGGAAGCAACTGTGAGTCCAGGACATTAGCTGATGAAGATGAGGCCATAGTGGGGTCCTGGTTCTGGGCAGGAGATGAGGCCCATTTTGAATCAAATCCTAGCCCCGTGTTCAGGGCCATTTGCAGGTCCACGTGTTCAGTTGAACAGGAGCCTGATCCTTCACGCAGGCCTCAGAGTTGGGAGGAGGTCACTGTTCAGTTCAAGCCTGGTCCATGGGGTAGGGTCGGCTTCCCATCTATAAGCCCCTTTAGATTTCCGAAAGAGGCAGCATCTTTATTCTGTGAAATGTTTGGGGGCAAACCCAGGAACATGGTACTTAGCCCAGAAGGGGAAGATCAGGAATCTTTGCTTCAGCCTGATCAGCCTGATCCTGAGTTCCCATTTCAGTATGATCCTTCCTACCGGTCAGTCCAGGAAATTCGAGAGCACCTTAGGGCCAAGGAGAGTGCAGAGCCTGAGAGTTGGTCCTGTAACTGCATACAATGTGAGCTGAAAATTGGTTCTGAAGAGTTTGAAGAACTCCTTTTATTAATGGAAAAAATTCGGGATCCTTTTATtcatgaaatatctaaaattgcaATGGGTATGAGAAGTGCTTCTCAATTTACCCGAGATTTCATTCGCGATTCAGGTGTTGTCTCACTTATTGAAACCTTGCTTAATTATCCGTCCTCCCGAGTTAGAACAAGTTTTTTGGAAAATATGATTCGTATGGCCCCACCTTATCCAAATCTAAACATGATTCAGACATACATATGTAAAGTGTGTGAGGAAACCCTTGCTTATAGCGTGGATTCCCCGGAACAGCTGTCTGGAATAAGGATGATTAGACATCTCACTACTACTACTGACTATCACACACTGGTTGCCAATTATATGTCTGGGTTTCTCTCCTTATTAGCTACAGGCAATGCCAAAACAAGGTTTCATGTTTTGAAAATGCTACTGAATTTATCTGAAAATCTTTTCATGACAAAAGAACTACTCAGTGCTGAAGCAGTGTCAGAATTTATAGGCCTTTTTAACAGGGAAGAGACAAATGACAATATTCAAATTGTTCTTGCAATATTTGAGAATATTGGCAACaatatcaaaaaagaaacagtGTTCGCTGATGATGATTTCAATCTTGAGCCGCTTATTTCTGCATTCCACAAAGTTGAGAAATTTGCTAAGGAACTGCAAGGCAAAACAGACAATCAAAATGACCCTGAAGGGGACCAAGAAAATTAG